A genomic segment from Bos taurus isolate L1 Dominette 01449 registration number 42190680 breed Hereford chromosome 1, ARS-UCD2.0, whole genome shotgun sequence encodes:
- the IL20RB gene encoding interleukin-20 receptor subunit beta precursor (The RefSeq protein has 1 frameshift compared to this genomic sequence): MVLEEIKTSLIMWFSYALIPCLFVDGVAVLPAPQNLSVQSTNMKHVLTWSPVTVPEEIVHYSVEYQGEYESLYTSHIWIPSIWCSPTQRPECDITEDITATVSYSLRVRATLGSLTSTWSTLKHRFNQNSTILTPPGMEITMDGFHLLIKLEDLGPHFEFFVSYWRREPGAKEHIKVVRPGVLPVYLETVEPGAAYCVKARTFVKAIGRHSAFSPTECVKVQGEALPLALALFAFVGFMLILVVALLSVWKMGRLLRHSCCPVVMLPDTLKITNSPQKLISCRKEEVEACVTSGLSSEELLKAWI; encoded by the exons ATGGAGTGGCTGTTCTACCTGCCCCTCAGAACCTCTCTGTGCAATCAACCAACATGAAGCACGTCTTGACATGGAGCCCAGTGACTGTGCCTGAAGAAATAGTACACTATTCTGTCGAGTACCAGGG GGAGTATGAGAGCCTGTACACGAGCCACATCTGGATCCCCAGCATCTGGTGCTCACCCACTCAAAGGCCTGAGTGTGACATCACAGAGGACATCACCGCCACTGTGTCGTACAGCCTCCGGGTCAGGGCCACCCTGGGCTCGCTGACCTCGACCTGGAGCACTCTGAAGCACCGCTTTAACCAGAACTCAA CCATCCTCACCCCGCCTGGGATGGAGATCACCATGGACGGCTTCCACCTGCTTATTAAGCTGGAAGATCTGGGGCCCCATTTTGAGTTCTTCGTGTCCTACTGGAGAAGGGAGCCCGGTGCCAAG GAACACATCAAAGTGGTGAGGCCGGGGGTCCTTCCCGTGTACCTGGAGACGGTGGAGCCCGGGGCGGCATACTGTGTGAAGGCCCGGACGTTT GTGAAGGCCATCGGGCGGCACAGTGCCTTCAGCCCGACAGAATGTGTCAAGGTGCAAG GAGAGGCCCTGCCTCTGGCGCTGGCCCTGTTTGCCTTCGTGGGCTTCATGCTGATCCTGGTGGTGGCGCTGCTCTCCGTCTGGAAGATGGGCCGGCTGCTCCGGCACTCCTGCTGCCCCGTGGTGATGCTCCCCGACACCTTG AAAATAACAAATTCACCCCAGAAGTTAATCAGCTGCAGAAAAGAAGAGGTAGAAGCCTGTGTGACCTCAGGGCTCTCTTCTGAGGAGCTCCTCAAGGCCTGGATCTAG